A region from the Algoriphagus machipongonensis genome encodes:
- a CDS encoding polysaccharide pyruvyl transferase family protein, whose translation MFIELRGVEFVNKGAELMLHAIMQEVKKRIPEAQFVMEAGSRTPNEKLISHGIFRKVKFSKLGWNISPLIDIMPKSAKRSKNLVSENEIHAVLDGSGFAFGDKWGAKKAGERSADHIQKWKKAGKKVILLPQAFGPFEKLDLQSKMKTILENADLVFARDVQSYQFLKEIEDLGNLRQSPDFTNLVLGIKPDNKDEFATKIAIVPNQKMMETPDSEKNAQYPSYLAALIQKLQNAGEKPFFLIHESRKDGEIAQKVNDLLQEKLEVVKEENPLKVKGIIGSCKAVVTSRFHGLVSALAQGVPSLSTGWSHKYQELLKDYDYLEGLCEVSLEEEFLKSKSDLILLESKRESTKEKLSLNSSIQKAKSTKMWDEVCEKLQVS comes from the coding sequence ATGTTTATTGAATTAAGAGGTGTTGAGTTCGTCAACAAAGGAGCTGAATTAATGCTTCATGCAATTATGCAGGAAGTAAAAAAAAGAATTCCAGAAGCACAATTTGTAATGGAAGCGGGTTCGCGTACTCCTAATGAAAAGTTAATCAGTCATGGGATTTTTAGAAAGGTTAAATTTTCAAAATTAGGATGGAATATTTCACCCTTGATTGACATCATGCCCAAATCTGCTAAAAGGTCAAAAAACCTTGTGTCAGAGAATGAAATTCATGCTGTCCTAGATGGTTCTGGGTTTGCTTTTGGAGACAAATGGGGAGCGAAGAAAGCTGGAGAAAGGTCTGCTGATCACATTCAAAAATGGAAAAAAGCAGGTAAAAAAGTAATTTTATTACCTCAGGCATTTGGTCCTTTTGAAAAATTGGATTTACAGTCCAAAATGAAAACAATTTTGGAAAATGCAGACCTTGTATTTGCCCGAGATGTGCAATCTTATCAATTTTTAAAAGAGATCGAAGATTTAGGAAATCTGAGGCAATCACCAGACTTTACTAATCTTGTTTTAGGCATTAAGCCTGATAACAAAGATGAGTTTGCGACCAAAATTGCAATAGTTCCTAATCAGAAAATGATGGAAACTCCGGATTCTGAGAAAAATGCGCAATACCCATCGTACCTTGCCGCTTTGATCCAAAAATTGCAAAATGCTGGAGAAAAACCATTCTTTTTGATCCATGAGAGCAGAAAAGACGGGGAGATAGCTCAAAAAGTAAATGATTTGCTTCAGGAAAAGCTAGAGGTAGTAAAAGAGGAAAATCCGCTGAAGGTGAAAGGAATAATAGGTTCATGTAAAGCTGTAGTTACATCTCGATTCCATGGTTTAGTAAGTGCCTTAGCCCAAGGAGTTCCGAGTCTATCAACTGGATGGAGTCATAAATATCAAGAACTGCTTAAGGATTATGATTATTTAGAAGGATTATGTGAGGTCTCGTTAGAGGAAGAGTTTTTGAAGTCTAAATCAGATCTAATTTTATTAGAAAGTAAAAGAGAGTCTACAAAGGAAAAATTAAGTTTAAATTCTTCAATCCAAAAGGCGAAATCGACTAAAATGTGGGATGAAGTCTGTGAAAAATTACAAGTTAGCTAA
- a CDS encoding Wzz/FepE/Etk N-terminal domain-containing protein has product MKQKIEKILLTNDFTLVNLVRLGKAKMRVLVGSVILFVLFGFIYYATTPDSYSTQTVLLVESQNANAAGGLGSLAQVAGLSMQGSQSELGTLDPALYPMIIQSKPFLQDLMNSKVKSDLYPDSVSLYKYIIENNPDNKIYRAVKRPFSIFKDNIIVDDKEREVMNNTSRTQYEPLELYALYQLADGIIASSEGTLLLITTTMPEAKLSYQFSVLVKKLLVEYATRYLQEKQKSHVDYLEVQYEKSEEGFREAQNALTSFKERNQGLYLESLKAREQNLNAEYNLKFELYRTIAKELESSRIELNNQKPIFSEIEPPFIPNKPVAPNLLIIISFCIALGFIFGLVFIFILYIRQYMILHQNHEID; this is encoded by the coding sequence ATGAAACAAAAAATTGAAAAAATATTACTTACCAATGACTTTACCTTAGTAAATCTGGTAAGGTTAGGTAAAGCCAAGATGAGGGTTCTGGTGGGGTCAGTAATACTATTTGTCCTGTTTGGATTTATTTATTATGCTACTACACCTGATTCCTATTCGACCCAAACAGTTTTATTGGTTGAATCTCAAAATGCTAATGCAGCTGGAGGTTTGGGGTCATTGGCTCAAGTGGCAGGCCTTTCTATGCAAGGTTCCCAAAGTGAGCTAGGAACCCTTGATCCGGCTCTTTACCCAATGATCATTCAGAGTAAACCATTCCTTCAGGATTTAATGAATTCAAAAGTTAAGTCTGACCTCTATCCAGATTCGGTTTCTTTGTATAAATATATTATTGAAAATAATCCTGATAACAAGATTTACAGAGCAGTAAAAAGGCCGTTTTCTATATTCAAAGACAATATAATTGTCGATGATAAGGAAAGAGAAGTAATGAATAATACATCTAGAACTCAATATGAGCCATTAGAATTGTATGCATTATATCAATTGGCAGACGGCATAATAGCAAGCTCTGAAGGCACTTTATTGTTAATTACGACAACCATGCCTGAAGCTAAGTTATCCTATCAGTTTTCAGTTCTTGTAAAAAAGTTATTAGTGGAATATGCCACCAGATACCTGCAAGAAAAACAAAAAAGTCATGTTGATTATTTGGAAGTCCAATATGAAAAAAGTGAAGAAGGGTTTAGAGAAGCACAGAATGCATTGACGTCTTTCAAAGAACGGAACCAAGGGTTGTATTTGGAAAGTTTGAAAGCGAGAGAGCAAAACTTAAATGCGGAATATAATTTGAAGTTTGAGCTATATAGAACTATTGCGAAAGAGCTTGAAAGTTCAAGGATTGAATTAAATAATCAAAAGCCAATATTTTCTGAGATAGAACCACCTTTCATTCCTAATAAACCTGTAGCTCCAAACTTGCTGATTATCATTTCATTTTGTATTGCATTGGGCTTTATTTTTGGGCTGGTATTCATTTTTATCTTGTATATAAGACAATACATGATACTTCATCAGAACCACGAGATTGATTAG
- a CDS encoding nucleotide sugar dehydrogenase, which yields MLTPLKDVKIAVIGLGYVGLPLAVEFAKKFPTVGFDIDSKRVGELKEGLDHTLEVENELLKSVLGFNPSEGVGLLPTSDSSDLSDCQVYIVTVPTPTDRHNRPVLTPMLKASENIAQYLKKGDVVIYESTVYPGVTEDECVPVLEQISGLKFNIDFFAGYSPERINPGDKEHTVAKILKVTSGSTPEVAEYVDQLYKQVITAGTHKASSIKVAEAAKVIENSQRDINIAFVNELSKIFNLLGIDTQEVLEAAGTKWNFLKFKPGLVGGHCIGVDPFYLAQKAQEVGYHPEIILAGRRLNDSMGKHVATEVIKLMMRKDLKVIDSKVLILGFTFKEDCPDFRNTRVIDIYSELKSFDMEVDIYDPWPNSEEVKKEYGVEIISGGQAPNLNAYSAIILAVSHKEFLGLSIQKSENQVVYDVKGFLDKSQIDARL from the coding sequence ATGTTAACTCCACTAAAAGATGTAAAAATTGCGGTCATTGGCCTAGGTTATGTAGGTCTACCACTAGCAGTAGAATTTGCCAAAAAATTTCCCACAGTTGGTTTTGATATAGACTCAAAAAGAGTTGGTGAACTGAAGGAAGGATTAGATCATACTTTAGAAGTTGAAAATGAGTTATTAAAATCTGTCTTAGGATTTAATCCATCAGAAGGAGTTGGATTGTTACCCACCTCGGATTCTTCAGATCTTTCGGACTGCCAAGTATATATTGTAACCGTTCCGACACCGACTGATAGGCATAATCGTCCTGTGCTGACTCCTATGCTAAAAGCCTCCGAAAATATTGCTCAATATCTAAAAAAAGGGGATGTTGTCATATACGAATCAACGGTTTACCCAGGAGTTACTGAGGATGAATGCGTACCGGTTTTAGAGCAGATTTCTGGATTGAAGTTTAATATAGATTTCTTTGCGGGTTATTCCCCTGAGCGAATAAACCCGGGTGACAAAGAACATACTGTAGCCAAGATTTTAAAAGTAACTTCTGGAAGTACTCCTGAGGTAGCGGAATATGTGGATCAACTCTATAAGCAAGTGATTACTGCTGGAACTCATAAAGCATCTTCAATAAAAGTTGCGGAGGCAGCGAAAGTGATAGAAAACTCTCAACGAGACATTAATATTGCCTTTGTCAATGAACTTTCTAAAATATTCAATCTATTGGGAATTGATACTCAGGAAGTATTAGAGGCAGCAGGCACCAAATGGAATTTTTTAAAATTCAAGCCGGGTTTGGTTGGAGGTCATTGCATTGGGGTAGATCCATTTTACCTAGCTCAAAAAGCTCAGGAGGTTGGTTATCACCCTGAAATCATTTTGGCTGGAAGGAGATTAAATGATTCTATGGGGAAGCATGTAGCGACCGAAGTGATCAAATTGATGATGAGAAAGGACTTGAAAGTGATTGATTCCAAAGTTCTTATTTTAGGCTTTACTTTTAAAGAGGATTGTCCAGACTTTAGGAATACCAGAGTGATTGATATTTATTCTGAATTAAAATCTTTCGATATGGAAGTGGATATTTACGATCCTTGGCCAAACTCGGAGGAAGTTAAAAAGGAATATGGTGTTGAAATCATTTCTGGAGGTCAAGCTCCTAATTTAAATGCTTATTCTGCCATTATCTTGGCAGTATCACACAAGGAGTTTTTAGGTCTATCAATTCAGAAATCAGAAAATCAAGTAGTCTATGACGTCAAAGGTTTTTTAGATAAATCACAAATAGACGCAAGGCTTTAA
- a CDS encoding polysaccharide biosynthesis/export family protein — MKNQFRHLFLLSMLLLLFSCVSNERIVYMQDLGADSNPLISTGQTIPYQVDEYLLQAFDIVDISVKTTNPEINEIFNVITGDSNGQNMSTGQNGGDVFFMNGYTLDENGVIEMPLIGELNLLGMDTKTAKALIEQQVSKYVNEGEYFVRLRLGGIRFSAIGEFNNPGKQTILQNRANIFEAIATAGDMTILAKRNEVTLLRQYPEGSKLHKINLNDKNLLGTEFFFIRPNDVIYAEPLKVRELGSGTNFIQSLALVTSMVTAIALILSLRN, encoded by the coding sequence ATGAAAAACCAGTTTAGGCATCTGTTTCTTTTGTCGATGCTACTTTTGCTTTTTTCTTGTGTTTCAAACGAACGTATCGTTTACATGCAGGATTTAGGGGCTGATAGCAACCCCTTAATATCAACAGGGCAAACAATCCCTTATCAAGTAGATGAGTATTTACTGCAAGCATTTGATATTGTTGATATTAGTGTCAAAACAACTAATCCTGAGATTAATGAAATCTTTAATGTAATTACTGGAGACTCTAATGGCCAAAATATGAGTACTGGTCAAAATGGAGGAGATGTGTTTTTCATGAATGGATATACTCTCGATGAAAATGGAGTGATTGAAATGCCATTGATAGGTGAGTTAAATCTCCTTGGAATGGATACTAAAACTGCAAAAGCACTTATTGAACAGCAAGTCTCAAAATATGTCAATGAAGGAGAATATTTTGTGAGATTGAGACTGGGAGGTATTCGTTTCAGTGCCATTGGTGAATTTAACAACCCTGGAAAGCAAACAATATTGCAAAATAGAGCCAATATTTTTGAGGCTATTGCGACAGCAGGAGATATGACTATTTTAGCCAAGAGAAATGAAGTGACTTTGCTAAGGCAATACCCAGAAGGTTCAAAGCTCCATAAAATCAACCTAAATGATAAAAATCTATTAGGAACCGAATTCTTTTTTATAAGACCAAATGATGTGATTTACGCGGAACCTTTGAAAGTTAGAGAATTGGGTTCAGGTACAAACTTCATACAGTCTCTTGCTCTGGTAACTTCCATGGTTACTGCCATTGCCCTTATACTTTCTCTACGAAACTAG
- a CDS encoding glycosyltransferase, translated as MISVIIPVYKNWDLLAICLKSLADQTFPQNQFEIVLVNNDPKSGIPENFNLPSNTRVINQMLPGSYSARNKGMIDAKGEVFVFTDSDCIPELNWLEKGMDLISSGYDLVGGEMNLFKPEGGGDLAYIYESRFGFNQRRNVLEKGQSITANLFCKKEVVNTVGPFPEDLMSGGDFVWTQKATSSGFRIAFGEDVIVKHPSRKSISELVKKKKRTIGGMYTRFYKSYSPLQKLRFSIFFIRPHLSIFTYKGLSIMEKTKLFFATWYVECVGMKEMLLLDFNKKSAERS; from the coding sequence ATGATTTCGGTAATCATACCGGTATACAAAAATTGGGATTTGTTAGCAATCTGTTTAAAGTCCTTAGCTGATCAGACTTTTCCTCAAAACCAGTTTGAAATTGTCCTTGTAAATAATGATCCGAAATCAGGAATTCCCGAAAATTTCAATTTACCTTCTAATACTAGAGTAATTAATCAAATGTTGCCAGGGTCTTATTCAGCCCGTAATAAGGGAATGATTGATGCAAAAGGTGAGGTATTTGTTTTTACAGATTCGGATTGCATCCCTGAATTAAATTGGCTTGAAAAAGGAATGGATTTGATTTCATCCGGATATGATTTGGTTGGAGGAGAAATGAATCTTTTTAAGCCAGAAGGAGGGGGGGATTTAGCATATATTTATGAATCTAGGTTTGGTTTTAATCAGAGGAGAAATGTGTTGGAAAAAGGCCAAAGTATAACAGCCAATTTGTTTTGCAAAAAAGAAGTAGTTAATACTGTTGGGCCTTTTCCCGAAGATTTAATGTCAGGAGGAGATTTTGTTTGGACTCAAAAAGCTACTTCCTCTGGATTTAGGATAGCTTTTGGGGAAGATGTCATAGTAAAACATCCTAGTAGAAAAAGTATAAGTGAGTTAGTAAAAAAGAAAAAGCGTACGATAGGAGGTATGTATACTAGGTTTTATAAATCCTACTCTCCTTTACAAAAGCTTCGTTTTTCAATATTTTTCATTCGACCTCACCTTTCAATATTTACTTATAAAGGGCTGAGTATCATGGAAAAAACAAAGCTTTTTTTTGCAACTTGGTATGTTGAATGTGTGGGGATGAAAGAAATGCTACTGTTAGACTTTAATAAAAAATCAGCAGAAAGATCTTAA
- a CDS encoding glycosyltransferase family 2 protein, with protein sequence MISVIVPFYNNEDFLKETLISVSQQTIENWECVLVDDGSTDNSLKLAKAFASEDARFKCFTRPSELPKGANSCRNFGVEKCRGSHLLFLDADDLLSSKCLELRECKIRNEDLVVFSTAHFTGDIKDGFPFFSNLDLDLTSIEYRNMFLDYVIPWHGSSGIWSKRFFVEIGGFDPELLRFQDVDLHVRALNAKGISLKLDYSDGFTSFYRKSLYHQKVTLEKRRFILNQGMLYASKMKRELDSKDYRWLEGLFVYLLFRFEEVFDQKDLQKIQEWCDLTGGEKDVAFSSEFIFMMKMYKSILTKPNRLRKYASYFLYRKYGKNKYN encoded by the coding sequence ATGATTTCTGTCATTGTCCCATTTTATAACAATGAAGATTTTTTGAAGGAAACACTAATCTCTGTTTCTCAGCAAACAATTGAAAATTGGGAGTGTGTTTTAGTGGACGATGGATCCACAGACAACTCTTTAAAGCTAGCCAAAGCTTTCGCCTCAGAGGATGCAAGGTTTAAATGCTTTACAAGACCTAGTGAGCTTCCAAAAGGGGCCAACTCTTGCAGAAATTTTGGTGTAGAAAAATGCAGAGGTAGCCATCTTCTTTTTTTGGATGCAGATGATTTGCTCTCTTCGAAATGTTTGGAATTACGTGAATGTAAAATAAGAAATGAGGATCTGGTGGTGTTTTCAACAGCTCATTTTACTGGAGACATTAAAGATGGTTTTCCTTTTTTTTCGAATCTAGATTTGGATTTAACGTCGATTGAATATCGAAATATGTTTTTGGATTATGTTATTCCATGGCATGGAAGCAGCGGTATATGGTCTAAAAGATTTTTTGTGGAAATCGGTGGATTTGATCCTGAGTTGTTGAGGTTTCAAGATGTTGACTTGCATGTGAGAGCTTTAAATGCAAAAGGGATTTCTCTTAAATTAGATTATTCGGATGGCTTCACTTCTTTTTATCGAAAATCACTTTATCATCAGAAAGTAACTTTGGAAAAGAGGAGGTTTATTTTGAACCAAGGAATGCTTTATGCTTCTAAAATGAAGAGAGAATTGGATTCCAAAGACTACAGATGGCTGGAAGGGCTATTTGTTTACTTACTATTTAGATTTGAGGAAGTATTTGATCAAAAAGATCTTCAAAAAATTCAGGAATGGTGTGATCTAACGGGAGGAGAAAAAGATGTGGCATTTTCCTCAGAATTCATTTTTATGATGAAAATGTATAAGAGTATTTTAACCAAACCGAATAGGTTAAGAAAATACGCTTCTTACTTTTTATATCGAAAATACGGTAAAAACAAGTACAACTAA
- a CDS encoding capsule assembly Wzi family protein has translation MTALLFQVSFVVFSQILNSDIPVLEQFLRREQLLGSFDPSYSFQLRPFRLDGRDSSITSQTISNYLIGKSMPKNPKVRFNLLPIISTTEINTKRPYGWGNKGLVPNVGVQTYFSTGFYARFHFLEIQFQPEMTYSQNKAFEGFSNDFSGKVLSARFFYWNNGDNPERFGKDPISRLWWGQSSINILAGPIQFGISTENIWWGPGQFNSLTFSDNAEGFPHLSLKSRRPLKTFMGNFESEVIIGRLENSGLFPSQDAFLNQRYFRKFDGDWRYLNALHITYNPSFLPNLFLGFNRTFQQYNKYREKTFNDYFPIFEVFQKKTLFENGNSVVYDGKGQDQQVSLSIRYLVPKANVEVYAELGRRDHAYDWRDFILNPEHARAYLFGLQKLFPLPEQDTYIQVRAEMTHQQESINRYNRYPGLIGNQTWHTHGLARGFVNEGEALGVGVGVGSNVQTIEISKVSKMNKRGILLERLANNQDFFYRAFGQNPEKKPWVDLSLGFLWDEQFGRLILSGKAQFIKGFNYQWQSDNLSTSDYPNGKNNFSFFGNFSLIYQLQK, from the coding sequence TTGACAGCGCTGCTGTTCCAGGTTTCCTTTGTTGTTTTTTCTCAAATTCTTAATTCAGACATTCCTGTATTAGAGCAATTTCTTCGTAGGGAACAATTGCTCGGATCATTTGATCCTAGCTATTCTTTTCAGTTAAGACCTTTCAGATTAGATGGTAGAGATTCTTCAATCACTTCACAAACGATATCTAATTACCTGATAGGTAAATCAATGCCTAAAAACCCTAAGGTAAGGTTTAACTTGTTGCCTATTATTTCCACCACTGAAATAAATACAAAAAGACCCTACGGTTGGGGAAATAAAGGACTTGTTCCAAATGTAGGGGTTCAAACCTATTTCAGCACAGGTTTCTATGCAAGGTTTCACTTTTTAGAAATTCAATTTCAACCTGAAATGACCTATTCCCAGAACAAAGCATTCGAGGGGTTTTCAAATGATTTTTCCGGAAAGGTTTTAAGTGCTCGTTTTTTTTATTGGAATAATGGTGATAATCCAGAACGTTTTGGGAAAGATCCAATTTCTCGTTTATGGTGGGGACAGTCAAGTATAAATATTTTGGCTGGACCTATTCAATTTGGTATTTCAACAGAAAACATTTGGTGGGGGCCAGGCCAGTTCAATTCACTCACTTTTAGTGATAATGCAGAAGGTTTTCCTCATTTATCCTTAAAATCCCGCAGACCACTTAAGACTTTTATGGGGAATTTTGAGTCAGAGGTGATTATAGGTAGGCTTGAGAATAGTGGCTTATTTCCTTCTCAAGATGCCTTCTTAAATCAGCGGTATTTCCGAAAATTTGATGGAGACTGGAGATACTTAAATGCTCTTCATATCACCTACAATCCTTCGTTTTTGCCTAATTTATTTTTAGGCTTTAATAGAACTTTCCAGCAGTACAATAAATATAGAGAGAAAACCTTCAATGATTATTTCCCGATTTTTGAAGTGTTTCAGAAAAAGACATTATTTGAAAATGGTAACTCTGTGGTCTATGATGGAAAAGGTCAAGATCAACAAGTCTCACTTTCTATTCGATATTTGGTTCCTAAAGCAAATGTTGAAGTTTATGCAGAATTGGGGAGAAGGGACCATGCTTATGACTGGCGAGACTTTATCTTAAACCCCGAGCATGCCAGAGCATATCTTTTTGGGTTACAGAAATTATTCCCACTTCCGGAGCAAGATACCTACATACAAGTGCGAGCGGAAATGACGCATCAGCAGGAGTCTATCAATAGATATAATAGATATCCAGGGTTGATAGGCAACCAAACCTGGCATACCCATGGGTTGGCAAGGGGCTTTGTAAATGAAGGAGAAGCTTTAGGCGTAGGAGTAGGGGTAGGATCCAATGTTCAAACTATCGAAATTTCCAAAGTTTCAAAAATGAATAAAAGGGGCATTCTTCTGGAAAGATTAGCCAATAATCAAGATTTTTTTTATCGGGCATTTGGTCAAAATCCTGAGAAAAAACCATGGGTGGATTTGAGCTTGGGGTTTTTGTGGGATGAGCAGTTTGGCAGGCTAATACTTAGTGGTAAAGCACAGTTTATCAAAGGTTTCAACTATCAATGGCAGTCTGATAATCTGAGTACTTCCGATTACCCAAATGGCAAAAATAATTTTTCCTTTTTTGGAAATTTTAGCCTGATCTATCAATTACAGAAATAG
- a CDS encoding glycosyltransferase family 2 protein, which produces MLISVIIPVYRDLPRLKNCLYALANQKDFSFQDVEVIIVNNDASDLFELEDSYPFSLKLIVQEIPGSYAARNKGLEIASGESFLFTDSDCIPSTNWLSTAKKLLENTESDLIAGSIDLFAKEENRYVRFDQTFAFPNEYYVKEEKFGVTANLLVRKSVIEAVGSFNTQLLTGGDSEFCNRAINAGFKIAYHKELNISHPARASWDELKVKAIRFGGRLPKGSNQLMVLLKLIGKFRVRLSDVKYISGLPEVNLSQKFDFFQIRQKLRWVEAEESLRVFFGKKPGRK; this is translated from the coding sequence ATGCTAATTTCTGTTATCATTCCCGTTTATAGAGATTTACCAAGGTTAAAGAATTGCCTTTATGCTTTGGCAAACCAAAAAGATTTCTCTTTTCAAGATGTAGAGGTGATCATAGTAAATAATGACGCTTCTGATTTATTCGAACTTGAAGATTCTTACCCCTTTTCCTTGAAGTTAATTGTTCAGGAAATTCCAGGGTCTTATGCAGCCCGAAATAAGGGGCTTGAGATAGCCTCGGGTGAATCATTCTTGTTTACTGATTCCGATTGCATCCCTTCTACAAACTGGCTTTCCACAGCGAAAAAATTGTTGGAAAATACGGAATCAGACCTGATTGCTGGATCAATTGATTTGTTTGCTAAGGAGGAAAATCGATACGTTCGATTTGACCAAACTTTTGCTTTTCCAAACGAATATTATGTGAAGGAAGAGAAATTTGGAGTGACAGCTAATTTGCTAGTAAGAAAGTCTGTGATTGAAGCGGTAGGGTCTTTTAATACTCAATTGCTTACAGGAGGTGATTCAGAATTTTGTAATCGTGCAATAAATGCGGGATTTAAAATTGCCTACCACAAAGAACTCAATATATCACATCCCGCACGAGCTTCTTGGGATGAATTGAAAGTAAAGGCTATTCGGTTTGGAGGTAGATTACCAAAAGGAAGCAATCAATTGATGGTGCTACTTAAACTTATTGGGAAGTTTAGAGTTAGGCTCAGTGATGTGAAATACATTTCAGGACTTCCGGAGGTGAATTTATCTCAGAAGTTTGATTTTTTTCAAATCAGACAAAAGCTGAGGTGGGTGGAAGCAGAAGAATCTTTAAGGGTTTTCTTCGGGAAGAAGCCTGGAAGAAAGTAA
- a CDS encoding glycosyltransferase family 2 protein produces the protein MLVSIITPVHNSIEHVEEAIQSILKQTYTNWELILIDDKSSDSSLEVLHAYEEKDSRIHLLKNEKNKGAALTRNRGIEASKGRFIAFLDSDDLWEPTKLETQIAFMLEKGHAFTYTSYLTFRNDNEEVGVLEVPEKVNHNDLLKTCSIGCLTAMYDTEVLGKVYMPIISKRQDYALWLKILKEIPFAYGINTPLAKYRLRSDSISGNKLKAAGYQWKVYREFENLSIFQASYYFIHYSIFGVIKTYFNKMQKQKD, from the coding sequence ATGCTTGTTTCGATTATTACCCCTGTGCATAACTCCATTGAACATGTCGAAGAGGCTATTCAATCGATATTAAAGCAGACTTATACAAACTGGGAACTTATCTTAATTGATGATAAATCTTCAGATAGTAGCCTTGAAGTACTTCATGCCTATGAGGAGAAAGACTCCAGAATTCATCTTCTTAAAAATGAAAAAAATAAAGGAGCTGCATTAACCAGAAACAGGGGGATTGAAGCTTCAAAAGGAAGGTTTATCGCTTTTTTAGATAGTGATGATTTATGGGAACCAACCAAGCTAGAAACTCAAATTGCTTTTATGCTTGAAAAAGGTCATGCTTTTACTTACACGAGTTATTTAACTTTTCGTAATGACAATGAGGAAGTTGGAGTTTTAGAAGTGCCGGAAAAAGTAAATCACAATGATTTATTAAAAACTTGCTCTATAGGTTGCCTTACTGCGATGTATGATACTGAAGTATTAGGGAAAGTTTATATGCCTATCATTTCAAAGAGACAGGATTATGCTCTTTGGTTGAAAATATTAAAGGAAATTCCATTTGCATACGGAATTAATACACCTCTTGCCAAATATAGGTTAAGGTCAGATTCCATTTCAGGAAACAAGCTCAAAGCAGCCGGATATCAATGGAAGGTTTACCGAGAGTTTGAAAATTTATCCATTTTTCAAGCAAGTTATTACTTTATACACTATTCAATTTTTGGGGTTATCAAGACCTATTTCAATAAAATGCAGAAGCAGAAAGATTAG
- a CDS encoding glycosyltransferase family A protein, whose amino-acid sequence MNPNPDPFKDLGIPTLVISQNSTQTEVREDKFTFLSFDERGLSKSRNKAIENSTAEIGLIADDDIGYCEGFEEKILNAFDQFPDADILTFKIITPDGRPYKNYNSENFRHTRSSIFRVSSVEIVIRLDRVKEKGISFDENFGLGANFKSGEETIFLNDAMNAGLKIYYVPEYLVIHPLESSGKILDYQYFRSKGALIHRMYKNTIHLGLGVVFLLKQLAKPNKTISLSACLKAIFQGYYSSK is encoded by the coding sequence ATGAATCCCAATCCGGATCCTTTCAAGGATTTAGGAATTCCAACATTAGTTATTTCCCAGAACTCTACCCAGACAGAAGTTCGTGAAGATAAATTCACTTTTTTATCATTTGACGAAAGAGGGCTTTCAAAAAGCAGAAATAAAGCAATAGAAAACTCAACTGCTGAAATTGGCCTGATAGCAGATGATGATATTGGGTATTGTGAAGGGTTTGAAGAAAAAATTTTAAATGCCTTTGATCAGTTCCCAGATGCTGATATTCTGACATTTAAGATTATTACTCCGGATGGGAGACCCTATAAAAATTACAATTCCGAAAATTTTAGGCATACTAGAAGTAGCATTTTTAGAGTTTCTTCCGTTGAAATAGTAATACGTTTGGATAGAGTTAAAGAAAAAGGGATTTCATTTGATGAAAATTTTGGACTTGGAGCTAATTTTAAAAGTGGAGAAGAGACTATTTTTTTAAATGACGCAATGAATGCTGGCTTAAAAATTTATTATGTTCCTGAATATCTGGTTATCCATCCTTTGGAAAGTTCCGGAAAGATTCTCGATTACCAATACTTTAGAAGTAAAGGTGCTTTGATTCATAGAATGTATAAAAATACTATTCATTTAGGCCTTGGAGTAGTTTTCTTATTAAAGCAGCTAGCCAAGCCTAATAAAACTATATCTTTGTCAGCCTGCTTGAAAGCGATTTTTCAAGGTTATTATTCTAGTAAATAA